One region of Vallicoccus soli genomic DNA includes:
- a CDS encoding FMN reductase translates to MSTRTLVVVSGGLGQPSSTRLLADRLTAATVDALRERGVAAEVEVVELRDVAHELTDHLLTGFARGDLRAALDAVGRADGLVAVTPVFSASYSGLFKTFFDVLEPGALDGLPVLLGATAGTARHSLVLDHALRPLMAYLRAAPVATGVFAASEDWAGSDGTTGELSARVERAGRELAAAVAAREPAAGPADPFELTTDFSALLRG, encoded by the coding sequence GTGAGCACCCGCACCCTGGTCGTCGTCTCCGGCGGCCTCGGGCAGCCGAGCTCGACCCGGCTGCTCGCCGACCGGCTCACCGCCGCGACCGTCGACGCCCTGCGCGAGCGGGGCGTCGCGGCCGAGGTGGAGGTCGTGGAGCTGCGCGACGTGGCCCACGAGCTCACCGACCACCTGCTCACCGGCTTCGCCCGCGGCGACCTGCGCGCCGCGCTCGACGCCGTCGGGCGCGCCGACGGGCTCGTGGCCGTGACCCCGGTCTTCAGCGCGTCCTACAGCGGGCTGTTCAAGACGTTCTTCGACGTCCTGGAGCCCGGCGCCCTCGACGGCCTGCCGGTGCTGCTCGGCGCCACCGCCGGCACCGCCCGCCACTCGCTGGTCCTGGACCACGCGCTGCGCCCCCTCATGGCGTACCTGCGCGCCGCGCCCGTCGCCACCGGCGTCTTCGCCGCGTCCGAGGACTGGGCGGGCTCCGACGGCACCACCGGTGAGCTGTCCGCCCGCGTCGAGCGCGCCGGGCGCGAGCTCGCCGCCGCCGTCGCCGCCCGGGAGCCCGCCGCCGGCCCCGCCGACCCGTTCGAGCTCACCACGGACTTCTCGGCGCTGCTGCGGGGCTGA